The genomic stretch GAGCGAGGCGACTCGCGATACGCTGGGGGATGTGAGGGAGGAGGAACTGCGGCGGGCAGCAGAGGTCTTGGGAGTGAAAAGTGTGATATTGCTGGGGTATAGGGATTCGGGGATGGCTGGGAGCGAAGACAACCGGCATCCGCAGGCGTTTATCAACGCTCCTGAAGAAGAGGTGGTGCGGCGGCTGGCGGAGATTATGCGAAGGCTTCGCCCCCATGTGGTGATGACGATGGACGAGGCGGGCGGGTACGGGCACCCGGACCATATAAAGGCGTCGGAGTGGACGACGAAGGCATTCAAGCTGTCGGGGGATGAGGGGTATAGGATGGAGGGGACGAGGCCGTGGAGGCCGTCGAAACTTTACTATTGGAGTATACGCAGGAGCGTGTTACGGAGATGGGCGGAGGAGATGAGGCGGAGGTCGCCGGACAGCGGTCTGGTGAGGCTGGACCCGGAGTCGATGGGTGTAGCGGACGAGCGGTTTACCACGGAGCTGGACGCATCGCCGTATGTGGGCTTGCGTATGAAGGCGGCATTGGAGCACAGGTCGCAGGGTTCGCCGTTCGATGGGATGCCGGAGGAGCTGACGAGGGAGTTTTTGAGGG from SAR202 cluster bacterium encodes the following:
- a CDS encoding GlcNAc-PI de-N-acetylase, coding for MARKRLLGVFAHPDDETFGSGSVLAKYAQEGADVSVVCTTRGEVGEIAPGSEATRDTLGDVREEELRRAAEVLGVKSVILLGYRDSGMAGSEDNRHPQAFINAPEEEVVRRLAEIMRRLRPHVVMTMDEAGGYGHPDHIKASEWTTKAFKLSGDEGYRMEGTRPWRPSKLYYWSIRRSVLRRWAEEMRRRSPDSGLVRLDPESMGVADERFTTELDASPYVGLRMKAALEHRSQGSPFDGMPEELTREFLRVDMLIRVFPP